The genome window GCCACCCGGCCCACCCCTATTTGTGTCTATATGTTTATCATCTAAGCTCCGAGCTCATAATTGTAACGAACTTGATGAAACCAAACCTGTTGTAGGTTTTTTTGTGTGAagagatttgaacaagggataaTTTTATTAGATCACAATATGTTTGGTAAATAAACTGTATGCCAAAAATTTGACTTTAGATAGGTTTGGTCAAATCACAACTGACCAAAAATCCTACGGTTCAAATGATCGTTAAAGTTTTAACGCTTGTCGTTAATTCGTTATTGCAGGACTCTCAACGGCTTTTGCCTAGTTATGAACTACGCGATGATGTCATACGATCAAGCCCCCTCGTTATGGGCCAGCAACAGAATGTCGGGCCAAGTAAGCCAATAAGCGGGTTATTCGACAACAATCGTTTTGAGCTCATTGACCCGACTGTTACAAAGCCTGCACTCATCAACATCCAAGGTTCACTATCTGATTCTAATTATGCGATATCCCATAATCATTTTTAGGACTGGCATATCATGTCAACGcgacctgttaagacacaaaCCCAAAACACGTAAACACGAGCACAAGacgaaatcttatcgtgtcagaTTATTCAAACATGAACACGAACCTGAtaataaacaggttacacgaaaTGACATGTTAAGAGACAAAAAAATTTCCAGCGTATcacacgacctgttaagacacgaacataACCTGTTATTAAATACATAAAGTTTACATccaagtattttttttatttaaaatccgGAACCCcacatatttttatttaaaataataaaccggttttaacgGGTTAACAggtatttaacatgttaagacacgaaacctgttaacttcgtgtaggttcgtgtcgtgttatcATGTTCATGTAGAAATTGCCAGCCCTTCATTATTAAGACTTTTAGCGAGCTGTAACAATAACTTTTGATATTTTCATTTCTGTTTTTCGACAGATTGTTGCGCAAACTCGACACTTTTCAGCTTCAAGTTTCCAACGTCTGAATTAACCGAAGTAGAAAAAGACCGACTTGATCTGTTTCCGTTTTCTGACTTAACGGGCCTGCAATCGTTAACAACTGAATACAAGCCGAATGTTCCTGTTACGGGTCAAATGAATTGTCAACTTGTTTATCAAGATCCAGAGTTTGACTCACCTTTGATCGATTTCGTTGGTGATTTGGTTCGACATTCTAAAATTATGATCCATGAGGATGGACACGTGTCGTTTATTGGAACTAGAACTGAAATGAAGGACATACTTTCGGTTCTTGCTGAGTTTTATACGTCGAAGAATTCGACTAAATGGCGGAAGTCCTTGGTACCGCAGTTCAATAGGTACGTGTGCATGTAGGCCTGTAAATGACCAACTTTTGACCTGTTCGACTTGGTTTCCTTTTCAGCCAAGTTTAAAACTATTAAAACACAACCAGAATTGATCGATTTTGGGAAACGTGTCATGATTGCCACCTCTGCGTTCTCGTAAATACTCACTAATTTGAAACTATGTTGTCGAAAACAGGCTGGATTACGATGCAACAAGCTATTATGGTTCTGCATTAGAGCTCGAAACCGTGATCGTTGCTCCTCCAAAGAGGTACATTAAACGaagagttaattattgttttcgtccctatggtttgtcaaaaatcactatttcagtccattagtttaaaaattacgatttcagtccctgtggttttattttcgtaaccatttcagccCCTGTGGTTTCcatttcgtaaccatttcagtccctgtggtttcaatttcgtaaccatttcaatccatttattctgttagttcagggattgaaatggttacgaggtggactgaaatggttacgagagTGAAACTACAGGAACTGAAATCGCAACTTTTttactaatggactgaaatagtgatttttgacaaaccacagggacgaaaacagtaattaactcttaaactaaagtatattatTATGTAACATTATGATTTTTAAGAATCTTGATTCCTGTACATTAAGCTAAAGTATATTATTATGTAACATATGCAACACAGCCCGGAGAAAATCAAACTGAAGCCATCACCAAAGAAGAAAGGAACGCGTAACAAGACACCGATCCAACACAGAAGTAACTACCTTCAAGCCTGTGAGTGCCTTCTCTCGATTATCGTCGACAAAAACCGAAACGGGAAATCCGCAATCTCCACGTTAAAGAAATCCGGTCCGGAGCTACCAAATCTCCTAACTCAGTTCTCAGCCAGCATTGCAGGAACGGGAATCGCGGTTCTTTTTTCGGTTATGTGTAAGGTAGCTAGTGGAAGAGTACCGTTTTGTTATTCGAAAGTTATCAACACGGGCCTCGGGCTTGGGCTCGTGTGGCTTTCGTGGGCCGTGAACGGAATGAGGGATACGATTGTGACGATTAGTAAGAACTCGTACAAGAAAAAGGGGTTGAAAGATGAAGAAATGATGAAGAAGTTGGATAGAAGTGTGAAGGAAATATACTTTAGAGCTGCAACATTGATGGTAGTGATGGTGTTGAGGCTTGCTTGAAGAAGGTTATCACTTAACAGAGTTAATGTGGAAGTGTATTATGGTGTAAATGATGGGGGTAAAATAGGGATTTTGATGCTTAGACTACTTTGGGTCGTTCGATATGGAGTTGATCTTTGTTTCGATCAGTTTTGTCAAATTGGCGATGTTGATTCTTGTTTTGCCGATTATAGTGAAGTAGAAGTGACCATAGCGTAGGTCCGTTCGGTTATATTTATATAAACCCGAAACCCAATCAATAACGTGTAAGTTTTTAAGTGTTTATACGCGTTGTTTATTACATCTAttatgataaaatcataaaaagtGTAAAATCATTGCACATAAAAAAGTACCATATGTTGTTACAAAGAATAAAACCTCAGAATGCAAATTCTTAATTACACGAAACAGTCTTCGGGTCGGGTTTGTTACCTCACTACGTATCGAGAGATAAATGTGTTTTTGATTATTATTCTACTAAAACTTAACATGAGAATTGCAAAACACTTGAATATAATCTTCAACAAACAAATGTTGCAAAATTAAGTCTCCTTCTTACCTCCTCCAACTCgacaaaataaaagaaaacgcGACTTTTCCTTTTATCCGTTTATCAGCTTATCACCTTCGAAACTACTCCCGCACCCACCGTTCGTCCCCCCTCTCTCAGCGCAAATCTTTGTCCTGTAAATCAAACATAAACCCGTATAAATACAAAACCAACATCACTATAGTCGTAtctaggcctgtaaatgaaccaaacgaacacgaacacatgcatgctcgtgtttgttcatttaactttaaccaaaCATAATCACGAAAATGGGcatgttcatgttcattcgtttaaaacctaaacgaacagttcaccaACGTAAATGAACAAACTCAAACaaacataatttaacaaacaataaacaacatAAATTAGTATAATTGAACATAATTTACTAAATATAAATGAACATAATGCAATTTGTTATATAAATTACGATAAGTTCCATTGGAAAACCTATTTTTTATTACTAGAATGCCCAATTatcaattagttatatttatataagttcATAGAAAGTCCcttttatgtttaaatttgaaacgaacataaacaaatgtaaataaacgaacataaatgaacgaacaaagcgtgtgttcatgttcgttcatttaattaaatgaacaaaaagttgtgttcatgtttgttcatttattaaataaacgaacttcctgaggttcacgaacagttcataaacgttcggttcgtttacaggcctaggcTATCGGTCTTCCTTGTGCAGTGTGCATATGAGATGAAAATTTAGATTTTCTTTTTTTACTGCAGACGCACCTGGTTCAAGAACAACGGGTGTAATAAGTTCAAAAGCGGCAGTCACATTGTCTCCGGGCATAACCATTTTTACGTCTTCGGGTAACTCCACCTTTCCCGTTACATCAGCAGTCCTCAAATAAAACTGTGGTCGGTAATTCGAGAAAAAGGCTGTATGACGCCCACCTTCATCTTTCGTAAGAACGTATATTTCCGCCTCGAACTTCGTGTACGTTTTTACACTACCGGGCTTTGCAATCACCTGTGGAACAACCACGTTATTACTGTAGTAACATATTTTGTTAAAATGATATAATTACCTGTCCTCGTTGAATGTCGGTCCTACTTATGCCACGTAAAAGAAGGCCTACGTTATCGCCAGCCTggcgaaaaaaaataaaaaaatacagtCAACAAGTCAACAACGCAATGAAGCTTGGTAATAAggaattgtaaaagatgaaaaacgtACTTCTCCATGATCTAAACTCTTCTTGAACATCTCGACACCGGTAACAGTGGTTTTTTTGGAACCCTGAAAGTAAAATTAATATTACGCAAGCAGTAAGCGCTATCACAGAACGATTATTCAGACAAACAGATCGAACGAATGTGACGCGTTACGTTACCTGCATCAGCCCCATGATCTCGACTTCTTCACCAACTTTAATCATCCCTTGTTCAACACGCCCGGTG of Helianthus annuus cultivar XRQ/B chromosome 1, HanXRQr2.0-SUNRISE, whole genome shotgun sequence contains these proteins:
- the LOC110943392 gene encoding uncharacterized protein LOC110943392, translating into MVKLYLMSSNGYLPTLCFLPEQRFNKDSQRLLPSYELRDDVIRSSPLVMGQQQNVGPSKPISGLFDNNRFELIDPTVTKPALINIQDCCANSTLFSFKFPTSELTEVEKDRLDLFPFSDLTGLQSLTTEYKPNVPVTGQMNCQLVYQDPEFDSPLIDFVGDLVRHSKIMIHEDGHVSFIGTRTEMKDILSVLAEFYTSKNSTKWRKSLVPQFNRLDYDATSYYGSALELETVIVAPPKSPEKIKLKPSPKKKGTRNKTPIQHRSNYLQACECLLSIIVDKNRNGKSAISTLKKSGPELPNLLTQFSASIAGTGIAVLFSVMCKVASGRVPFCYSKVINTGLGLGLVWLSWAVNGMRDTIVTISKNSYKKKGLKDEEMMKKLDRSVKEIYFRAATLMVVMVLRLA